The proteins below are encoded in one region of Methanosarcina barkeri 3:
- a CDS encoding CatA-like O-acetyltransferase: MGNRYQTIDFETWKRKDYCQIYRNAVQPQYCVSFELDVTNFKKRVKENNWSFTMAFIFAVTKCANEIEEFRYRFLDGEVVLYESIDTSFTYLDKETELFKVVNVPMQDTIEKFIQLATVTAENQKEHFTGPVENDVYQFSALPWITFTHISHTDFGNREKAQPIFDWGKYQEREDKFMMPFAVQVHHAFVDGIHIGKLADKLQRYLDEV; the protein is encoded by the coding sequence ATGGGAAACAGATACCAAACAATAGATTTTGAAACATGGAAAAGAAAAGATTATTGTCAAATATACAGGAATGCAGTACAACCTCAATATTGCGTAAGTTTTGAACTTGATGTGACGAACTTTAAGAAGCGTGTTAAAGAAAACAACTGGTCATTTACGATGGCGTTTATATTTGCCGTTACGAAATGCGCAAATGAAATCGAGGAATTTCGGTATCGTTTTCTTGATGGTGAAGTTGTGTTATATGAGTCCATTGATACCTCATTTACATATCTGGATAAAGAAACGGAATTATTTAAGGTAGTAAATGTTCCCATGCAGGACACGATTGAGAAGTTTATACAACTGGCAACCGTAACGGCAGAAAATCAAAAAGAACATTTTACAGGACCTGTAGAAAATGATGTATATCAATTCTCAGCCTTGCCGTGGATAACATTTACGCATATTTCGCACACGGATTTCGGAAACAGGGAAAAAGCGCAGCCCATATTTGACTGGGGAAAATATCAGGAAAGGGAAGATAAATTTATGATGCCGTTTGCAGTCCAGGTTCATCATGCATTTGTTGATGGCATTCATATTGGTAAACTTGCGGATAAGCTGCAGAGATACCTGGATGAAGTGTAG